CCGCCTTCAAGGCCCTGGGGACGGGCTGGAACCAGGGCGTCGCTTGGCGCGAGGTGGAGGTGGGACACGCCCCCGGCGGGCGCCCCACGCTCTCCTTCACCGGACGGGCGGCCAAGCACGCCGAGCGCCTGGGCATGAAGCGCGCTTCGCTCTCGCTCTCGCATACCAAGGAGCAGGCGGTGGCGCAGGTGATCCTTGAAGATTGAGCCATTGGGTCATTGTGGCATTGCTTCATTGACCCCAGTGGCCCTGGCTCCGAATGGCTCAAGCGGCGCGGGAAGTCTGGCGGCCCGGCGCTGGCTGCCCGACCCTCGGCGCGTGCGCTGGGTGCTGGCCGGAATCACTGCGGGCCTCGCGGCGCTGGTGTTCTTGTTGCCGCGAGTGCTGGGCGCATGGATCGG
This window of the Terriglobales bacterium genome carries:
- the acpS gene encoding holo-ACP synthase, with product MPHRFCQVIVGTGVDIVEVGRVGAAIERFGPRFLQRIFTPAEIRYCDSKKNRAERYAARFAAKEAAFKALGTGWNQGVAWREVEVGHAPGGRPTLSFTGRAAKHAERLGMKRASLSLSHTKEQAVAQVILED